One stretch of Arachis duranensis cultivar V14167 chromosome 1, aradu.V14167.gnm2.J7QH, whole genome shotgun sequence DNA includes these proteins:
- the LOC107464434 gene encoding ubiquitin-like-specific protease ESD4 gives MGLISSSNNKRHQQCMNLNRMYPSPSSSDSRTLKRAKFQSTSMNSTPTSTGSRVSRYPNAVLPLHREVHAPCRSKKFGLLNISGTQKEIGKGRGNDALHHKYRVYQQAKDSALACIRLFEKRKEAAQVYTAGRNKEVYVIEDDDEEGPSMVTEQSLKGMHDFDAKDVVGFLQQSTPLVSESINSNLNVVYAERMLDTLSLSPEHPKKEPLVELVSLKPFVPLTKEEEDEVARAFSADRKKVLVTHYKSNIEITGGTFQCLRPGGWLNDKVIDLYLVLLKERERRKAKNSLQCHFFSTFFYTKWQLISGKNGYDFNSVRRWTSQKKLGYIPHECDKIFVPIHRTSHWCLAVINQKEKKFQYLDSLRGKDTQVLEVLARYFVDEVKDKTGKDTDVSSWEKEFVKDHPKQLNWCIEDWTDQVTIRILDSNQRVVKGAVDVDIGEDEEGVDDQAQKVVDTFSFSMNTNKLSSKTSKFPLSNISDLQL, from the exons ATGGGTCTCATTAGTAGTAGCAACAACAAACGCCACCAACAGTGCATGAATTTGAATCGCATGTATCCGTCTCCGAGTTCCTCAGATTCCCGCACATTAAAAAGAGCTAAGTTCCAATCAACGAGCATGAACTCAACTCCCACTAGTACTGGTTCAAGAGTTTCCCGGTACCCAAATGCAGTGCTACCGTTGCATAGGGAGGTTCACGCTCCTTGCAGATCCAAAAAGTTCGGTCTTTTGAATATTTCAGGAACTCAGAAGGAGATTGGTAAGGGTAGGGGCAATGATGCGTTGCATCACAAGTACCGCGTGTACCAGCAGGCGAAGGATTCTGCACTTGCTTGCATTCGATTATTTGAAAAGCGCAAGGAGGCGGCGCAAGTTTACACTGCTGGTCGCAACAAGGAGGTTTATGTCATAGAAGATGATGACGAAGAAGGACCATCTATGGTGACAGAACAGAGTTTGAAAGGGATGCATGATTTTGATGCTAAGGATGTTGTAGGATTTTTGCAGCAATCAACTCCTTTGGTTTCTGAGTCCATAAATAGTAATTTGAATGTGGTTTATGCTGAGAGGATGCTGGACACTCTATCCTTAAGCCCCGAGCATCCGAAGAAGGAACCACTTGTAGAG CTAGTGTCACTGAAACCTTTTGTTCCTCTTacaaaggaggaagaagatgagGTTGCACGTGCCTTTTCTGCTGACAG GAAGAAGGTTTTGGTCACTCATTATAAATCCAACATTGAGATCACAGGCGGAACGTTTCAGTGCCTCAGGCCGGGTGGATGGTTAAATGACAAG GTCATAGATTTGTACCTGGTACTTctgaaagagagggagagaaggaaGGCAAAGAATTCTCTCCAATGTCATTTTTTCAGTACCTTTTTCTACACAAAG TGGCAGTTGATAAGTGGGAAGAATGGTTATGATTTCAACTCTGTAAGGAGATGGACCAGTCAAAAGAAACTGGGATACATCCCCCATGAATGCGATAAA ATATTTGTACCTATTCATCGAACGTCTCATTGGTGTTTGGCTGTCATCaatcaaaaagagaaaaaattccAGTATCTTGACTCTCTGAGAGGAAAAGATACCCAAGTGCTGGAAGTGCTG GCTAGGTATTTTGTAGATGAAGTAAAGGACAAGACTGGAAAAGACACCGATGTAAGTTCTTGGGAGAAAGAATTTGTCAAAGACCATCCTAAACAATTGAATTGGTGT ATTGAGGATTGGACTGACCAAGTGACTATCAGGATTCTGGATTCCAACCAG CGGGTTGTGAAAGGAGCAGTTGATGTAGACATTGGTGAAGATGAGGAGGGTGTTGATGACCAAGCTCAGAAGGTTGTTGACACATTCAGTTTCTCGATGAACACAAACAAGCTCTCTTCAAAAACAAGTAAATTTCCCCTCTCTAACATCTCTGATCTTCAGTTGTAA
- the LOC107464131 gene encoding uncharacterized protein LOC107464131: SASLSENDQNQVPLPSSGDATIDYISSENLVPISDPEDKIKSLVEELESKNWTNVCESLNDVRRFALFHSSLLFPLLGKVVLVVAKTTKNPRSAVCKTCIMAASDVFNAFGDKLLDPSTSEAFDGMLLQLLLKASQDKRFVCEEADKALGSMVDSMTPLPLFQKLGAYVSHANLRVRAKAAISLSKCVSKMEGLGEMDESWLAELIKVAADLLNDRLPEARDAARSIATSMYEALTKDKEQKLEVWQSFCQSKLTPIHAISMFKIVGT, translated from the exons tctgcaTCATTATCCGAGAATGACCAAAACCAGGTTCCCTTGCCCTCTTCTGGGGATGCCACCATTGATTATATCTCATCTGAAAACCTTGTGCCCATTTCGGACCCTGAAGACAAGATTAAG AGCTTGGTTGAAGAATTAGAGTCTAAGAATTGGACTAACGTGTGTGAATCACTTAATGATGTTAGGCGATTTGCGTTGTTCCATTCGTCTCTTCTATTTCCTCTATT GGGAAAAGTTGTGTTGGTGGTGGCCAAGACCACGAAAAATCCTCGTAGTGCTGTGTGTAAAACTTGTATTATGGCTGCTTCCGATGTCTTCAACGCCTTTGGCGACAAGTTGCTTGACCCTTCTACCTCTGAGGCATTTGATGGCATG CTACTGCAGCTGCTGCTGAAAGCATCGCAGGATAAACGGTTTGTGTGTGAAGAAGCAGACAAGGCACTGGGCTCAATGGTGGACTCCATGACCCCTCTTCCTCTCTTTCAGAAACTTGGAGCATATGTTAGCCATGCAAACCTCCGAGTCAGGGCCAAGGCTGCCATATCACTCTCCAAATGCGTCTCCAAGATG GAGGGGCTTGGAGAAATGGATGAATCTTGGTTGGCAGAACTGATTAAAGTGGCAGCTGATTTACTGAACGATAGATTGCCTGAGGCGAGAGATGCGGCTCGGAGTATCGCCACTTCAATGTATGAGGCACTCACAAAGGACAAGGAACAGAAGCTGGAGGTGTGGCAGAGCTTCTGCCAATCCAAGTTGACACCAATTCACGCTATTTCAATGTTTAAGATAGTTGGTACTTGA